Proteins co-encoded in one Arachis hypogaea cultivar Tifrunner chromosome 13, arahy.Tifrunner.gnm2.J5K5, whole genome shotgun sequence genomic window:
- the LOC112792551 gene encoding uncharacterized protein gives MAGQAGKAAAGNVAKAVAAAEYQYPWREKLAKYKDELAKGVWGYWELGAWKPLSISARRRARLRKEVLLAGEDWQFDPERKEMRTRRKGHKCDRIAAEKRENTARLMEKMPEMLLDYKKRRWQKKMKEEDKGKL, from the coding sequence ATGGCGGGGCAGGCAGGGAAAGCTGCAGCTGGTAATGTGGCGAAGGCGGTAGCGGCAGCGGAGTATCAGTATCCGTGGCGTGAGAAGTTGGCTAAATACAAGGATGAACTTGCCAAGGGTGTGTGGGGGTACTGGGAGCTGGGGGCATGGAAGCCCCTCAGCATCAGCGCCAGGCGGAGGGCTAGGCTTCGCAAGGAAGTTCTTCTTGCTGGGGAAGATTGGCAGTTTGATCCGGAAAGGAAGGAGATGAGAACAAGGAGGAAAGGGCACAAGTGCGATAGGATAGCCGCGGAGAAGAGGGAGAACACGGCCAGGTTGATGGAGAAGATGCCGGAAATGTTGCTAGATTACAAGAAGAGAAGGTGGCAGAAGAAGATGAAGGAAGAAGACAAAGGCAAACTGTGA
- the LOC112792552 gene encoding hydroxyproline O-galactosyltransferase GALT2, which produces MRRTKSDPSISRRFKLSHFLFGIGGLYLVFIACKFPKFLRTVSTLSGVESDGRLDGEDDGGSEDSDLSKSFVSSVYRDALHRRLVDNRDQGAPLRPSMEPMKEAEHGPEPLKKIPPRYGRITGEIMHDQQRINELTVFERMAEEAWMLGLKAWNEADEIAQKERGESSIFDEKPESCPSWVSMSGDELVKGDNLMFLPCGLAAGSSITVVGTPHHAHKEYVPQLSKSKKGEGLVSVSQFMVELQGLKTVDGEDPPKILHLNPRIRGDWSKQPVIEHNTCYRMHWGSSQRCDGLPSGDEDGMLVDGYKKCERWMRNEIVDPKESKTTSWFKRFIGRKQKPAVTWPFPFIEGRMFVLTLRAGVDGFHINVGGRHVTSFPYRTGFTLEDATGLAVKGNVDVHSIHATSLPTSHPSFSPQRVLEMSESWKASPLPKHPIKLLIGVLSASNHFAERMAVRKTWMQSPAIKYSDVVVRFFVALNPRKEINAVLKKEAAYFGDIVILPFMDHYELVVLKTVAICEFGIKNVSAAYVMKCDDDTFIRVDKVLKEIEKVPQRKSLYMGNLNLLHRPLRNGKWAVTYEEWPEEVYPPYANGPAYVISSDIVTFILSQHKDRKLRLFKMEDVSMGMWVERYNTSTGAVHYAHNWKFCQYGCMDGYFTAHYQSPRQMICLWDKLSKGQGRPRCCNFR; this is translated from the exons atgaggagaACGAAAAGTGATCCTTCCATTTCGAGAAGGTTTAAGTTGTCTCATTTTTTGTTTGGCATTGGGGGGTTATACTTGGTATTTATAGCATGTAAGTTTCCAAAGTTTCTAAGAACTGTATCAACGCTAAGTGGGGTTGAGAGTGATGGTAGATTGGATGGGGAAGATGATGGAGGCTCTGAAGATTCAGATTTGAGCAAGTCTTTTGTGAGTTCTGTTTATAGAGATGCACTACACCGGAGGTTGGTGGATAATAGGGACCAGGGTGCACCCTTGAGGCCAAGCATGGAGCCAATGAAAGAGGCAGAACATGGTCCTGAACCCTTGAAGAAGATTCCTCCGCGATATGGTAGGATAACTGGGGAGATCATGCATGACCAGCAGAGGATAAATGAATTGACTGTGTTTGAGAGAATGGCGGAAGAGGCATGGATGTTAGGGTTAAAGGCGTGGAATGAAGCAGATGAAATTGCTCAGAAGGAGCGTGGAGAAAGCTCTATTTTTGATGAAAAACCTGAGTCATGCCCTTCATGGGTATCAATGAGTGGGGATGAACTGGTGAAAGGagataatttgatgtttcttccTTGCGGGCTTGCAGCCGGTTCTTCCATCACTGTGGTTGGGACACCTCATCATGCTCATAAGGAGTATGTTCCCCAGCTTTCCAAGTcgaagaaaggtgaaggattggTTTCAGTTTCACAATTCATGGTTGAATTGCAAGGGCTAAAGACAGTAGATGGGGAGGATCCTCCAAAAATTCTTCATTTGAATCCTCGAATAAGAGGGGATTGGAGCAAACAGCCAGTTATCGAGCATAACACCTGTTATCGAATGCATTGGGGATCATCTCAAAGGTGTGATGGTCTGCCATCTGGGGATGAAGATGGAATGCTTG TCGATGGATACAAAAAATGTGAAAGATGGATGCGGAATGAGATTGTGGACCCGAAAGAGTCCAAGACAACATCATGGTTTAAGCGGTTTATAGGGCGTAAACAGAAGCCAGCAGTGACCTGGCCATTTCCTTTTATAGAGGGTAGAATGTTTGTCCTTACGTTGCGTGCTGGTGTTGATGGATTTCATATTAACGTTGGGGGTCGCCATGTAACTTCATTTCCATACCGCACT GGTTTTACACTTGAAGATGCTACAGGATTGGCAGTTAAAGGGAACGTGGATGTTCATTCAATTCATGCCACCTCTCTTCCTACTTCCCATCCTAGTTTCTCACCTCAAAGAGTACTGGAAATGTCAGAGTCCTGGAAAGCCAGTCCTTTACCCAAACACCCTATTAAACTTCTCATTGGAGTGCTTTCTGCTTCAAATCACTTCGCAGAACGTATGGCGGTTAGAAAAACATGGATGCAATCACCTGCAATAAAGTATTCAGATGTAGTAGTACGGTTCTTTGTTGCACTG AATCCAAGGAAGGAAATAAACGCAGTGCTGAAGAAGGAGGCTGCTTACTTTGGCGATATTGTCATTTTGCCCTTTATGGATCACTATGAGCTTGTTGTGCTTAAAACTGTGGCCATTTGTGAGTTTGGG ATTAAGAATGTGAGTGCTGCATATGTTATGAAATGTGATGATGATACGTTCATTAGGGTGGATAAAGTCTTGAAAGAAATCGAGAAGGTACCCCAGAGAAAGTCCCTTTATATGGGCAATCTCAATCTCTTGCATCGACCTCTCAGAAATGGCAAATGGGCTGTTACTTATGAG GAGTGGCCAGAAGAAGTATATCCTCCTTATGCAAATGGGCCTGCTTATGTAATTTCCAGTGATATAGTTACTTtcatcttatctcaacataaagATAGGAAGCTAAGG CTGTTCAAAATGGAGGACGTAAGTATGGGAATGTGGGTTGAGCGGTATAATACAAGCACAGGAGCAGTCCATTACGCGCACAACTGGAAGTTTTGTCAGTATGGATGCATGGATGGCTACTTCACTGCACACTACCAATCACCAAGGCAGATGATTTGTCTTTGGGACAAATTATCAAAAGGCCAAGGTCGACCACGTTGCTGCAATTTCAGATGA